From Punica granatum isolate Tunisia-2019 chromosome 1, ASM765513v2, whole genome shotgun sequence:
ACACAATCAGTGTCCAATTATCCAATCCGTTTGTCAGTAGTTTTGCTTGTATGAGCATaaacaaaagataaaataaataattaaaaaaacaagagAGGAAGTTGTGgccagagaaaaaaaaaaggagagagaaacATACATTGCCAGTGTGTTTGGCTATGAGTTTTACTAGGGTGTCCCTGTTTGTAATGACCTGCAGAGGAAATGCTATACATGTTAACCGTTCCAACAACCACCCTCGTCAATTCACAcctacaaaagaaaagaaaagaaaagaaaaaagaatgccCATCTTGCAGGAGGCAGGAAAATAGACCCAGAGAAAAGGGATATCATGGACCGAGGACAATTTTCCCATCACATATATTCAACTGAATGCAGGGCCTAGACAGGCGTCTTATATACAACTGACTCCACAATTCAGTAGCTCGATGGCAAACAATGACATGGAAATTGGTATTCAGCTAATTACATGGAAATTTAATGCTAGAGTAAATATGACCTTACTCTACCAGTTATGCCAGGAAACATaaggcccaaaaaaaaaaaaaaactttttaccTCTTTTGCACGGATTAGAACGTCACTTGCAGGCATCAACCCAGATGAAGGTACTCGAGGTTGCTGTATCATggctgaaaaataaataagtttaATAAAGTTTACACATTATAAGAAGTGTGTAATGGTCAGCAGCCAATAACCCATAAAACGTACCTTTGGCATGAGGCATCATAAACCTTTTGTCTTTAGTTCCAGAAGCAAGTAATAGACAAGCATGCCCTATGGCAGCGCCCACAGCAACTGTATGTATCTATAACCATTAACAAGATGGAGTAAGAGGGTCCATCTTTAAAATAGCAGAAAAGTGCTTCCCAAGAAATTGATGAGATTCTTCATTAAAATCACAGAAGAGCGCTTCATGGGAATATAACCTATAAAAATTCCTCTATCTCATGTTATCACAGCAGATcgaagaaaattaagaaagcgACTTACCTCATTTTTCAGCTGCATCAGCGCATCATAAATGGCAAAACCCTCTGTCTCCATCCCAACCTGAATAGAGGtttcaaaattcatgaatAAGATGATAAAGTATAAGGATCAAGAATCGTTGGAAAAGTATTATCAAAATAGATAAAAGCTAAGTAATGTAAGTTAGCTTATTGGGTTAATTGCCTCTACATTATTGCACATCCACACAAGAGGCCTTTGATGCCACGTGCTTAAATCCTTGTGAGTTAAGTTCCATAGAAAATGTCTGGGCATAATATACACGATGAGCCTTAGCTTGGGTCCAAGTTACATCTTGATCCAGTTGTTTGGGACACAAGAACTCACCGTTTCACCGTCATCCCGAGTTGTTCCAgtagaatttatatatatatatatgggttcTTTGGGGTCCATCCATTGCAGATACATCAGTTCCGCGATTACGAGCTCTGTGACTGCAGGAACCAACTGAGACACACCAAAAGATTAACTGAGCCTGAAGCTTTAAATAACTTAAACCATAAACGCCATGTACGCACCCAGAAAACCTTGACAATCAACCCAACAAACTTACCGGCATCCCAATATATACAATTCTTCCATGAAGAAGCAGCGAGGGCAAGTCCGGTGGAGGCCGCCTCGGTCTGTGCTCATTGTACGAAACTGACCTTTCCACCTAATTCGACCAAAACACGTTCTCATTATCAAATTACAGAATATACAATAATGCCTCTTAAACATATCGATAATAGCTTTAGTCGAAGAATAGGGTTCGAGCCCAATCTTAATCATATGATTTCGTAAAAATTAGACCTTTTTATTGTAAGTGATAACTTCTTCGTTGACAGAGTCTGACTGCACCGAACACTACAAATTGGAAACTAAAGATTCGGGATAACTTCATCCATATCCATTGAAGCTCTCAGCGATTCATTAAGAAGCTCAGCATACACGAAGCATGGGGGAGCATGCTTACTTGAGCAGGAGTAGCCATGAGCTTCGGAGAATCGAACAGGTCCAGGTACGGCGGCGTATCCGAGCTCACGGGGCGGTTAAGCAACGTTTCCGGTGAGGTCGCCGCGACCGATGCTAACTTGGACAGGAAGGGGTCCTTAGGGTTTATCGGAGGAATCGGAATCTTCGCGGAGTTCTTAGAGTTGACGGCGCAGCAGAGAGTTCTTCTCCTGGTGGAAGGTGAAGATGAAGACGGAGCTAGAGAGCTCATCGTCACTTGCAGAGCGGTGGCCATGGCTTCTCTCCGGTGAGCTTCTGAGCTTCGGAAATGAGGAAGGAGACGCTTCCAGGCGCAGGAGACGACGCAGAGAAGCGATGTAGATTCTCGAACAGGTAAGAATCGGGCCGTCATGGGCCTCCTTGGGCCTCAAGGACAGAGCGTGTTTGTTAGGCCCTGATTGGGCCCGTATATGGCCCATTTGCTTATTCTATTCTCAATGAGAATGTAAGTCCCAATTTTTTAACTTGCACCAAACGGACCTCTAGGAGCCATGAACTTGAACTTTGAAGGCTCAGAGGCGAGAGTACTATGGGATATGTATTGCCCGAAGCTCGGATGGATCGGGCTGGACCTCGGGACCAACGCGAAAAATGGTACGATTGGTCGGATAAGACACTCGATGTTATCCTTTCACGCTGAACCGGGGCAATATATAACGTGTGAGATTGATGACCATGTTGTATTGGGAGTAAAGGACAGTTGCTCACCAAATGAGAGTAGGTATACAAGGGTGCATAAATCGTGCCTTTTTGTGATAAGCACACATTTCGAACGCAATGTCTTATCGAGCAATATCTCGGGTTTCATGATTGACACTAAAGTTTGTTCGTATGAACATGACAATGTTAATAATCACCAGCACGTGGTATGTTTATACATGATGTGAATGTGGAAGAGAGATGAGGGGAATTAACGGTTAGTAAAATTTGTTAACATGTCAATGTGTACGTATGTCAAGGGTTTGACACCACTCAATATGGCATTGACATGGCACATTTAAAAACTCGGTGTAGACACGATGAATTCATGTCTTGCTAATGACAAATATTACAAGCTCTATTCTCCTTCATTTTTGATGTTCAATGTGCCATTTGTGTAACTCGGCATTCATCGGCGAAGCAAAACCACAAACACGACATAAAATTCTATGATGCactcacttttttttatacaatGACTTTTTGATCCGTTAAATTGCAATTGTTATGCATAAATAAATCATTTATTAATCGATCTAACGGTGAAAAAACCGATAGCATTATAGACTTTCCTCTACCTtcctctctagctttctctcCCACAGAACTAACGACCGCGGTTAAGTGGAAGGCTACGCGTCGATGTGTTGATTTATGCGGGGCCCCCGTGAAAGATTATGCCGGGGAGCAAAAGAAGCCCACCATCAATTATTATGCCCTTCATTAGGGGTGAGatcgatttattttttttattttttattttttataaatgaatGAGGGGAGAGATCGAGTTTAGAATTAGATGGACCGACCCAATCAATCGGTTCAGCTTAACGACCCAACCAAAAACCATTGCCAAAATTCGTCCGACaatgtggaaaaaaaaaattcaaataaatgaGGGAGATGAGATTCCGTTGGAACCCACGTCACGGATATGAATTTGAATTCGACCCAATGATTCCACTTCACGTGTAGATATTTAATTCAACCAGTGGTTTCGAATTCCAcatatggaaaaataaaaaaacaaaaaaacaatatAAGTAAAGAAGTAATGAGGAATCAAGGAATCTGCTATTGATTTGCCGAAATTCGAATTGCCATTTCACGAGATGAATGCGGATAGCTGGCGCCTACTTTATTAAAAgcaaaatttttttgattaaTCAAATGccctaataataattaatcaacAATAAGGTACAAAGTGCTGACAAGAAATTAAGGGTAATAATACCTTCGACAACGACTcccccagaaaaaaaaaaacttcaaatGTCATATTCGATACGAAAAGAGGAAACCACAAACGTACCAAAATACGCATAACAGAAAGATTATTTCGAGTCGAGAAAGGGTTCTAATATAACGACACAAGCTCTCGAATGAACCGAACGGTACGGATTTGATTCTAACTCGTAAAAGCGTTTAAGGTAAATCGTTCATCGTGTCGGGGAGAAATTTGAAAGAAACCATGTAATGTTAATGTATAATCACAAGAGAGAAGAAGCAAGTAGACAAGGAAGACTTGTGCAGATGCATCCCATTACAACACCACCACCTCGTATTTTCCGA
This genomic window contains:
- the LOC116192841 gene encoding ATP-dependent Clp protease proteolytic subunit-related protein 3, chloroplastic; protein product: MATALQVTMSSLAPSSSSPSTRRRTLCCAVNSKNSAKIPIPPINPKDPFLSKLASVAATSPETLLNRPVSSDTPPYLDLFDSPKLMATPAQVERSVSYNEHRPRRPPPDLPSLLLHGRIVYIGMPLVPAVTELVIAELMYLQWMDPKEPIYIYINSTGTTRDDGETVGMETEGFAIYDALMQLKNEIHTVAVGAAIGHACLLLASGTKDKRFMMPHAKAMIQQPRVPSSGLMPASDVLIRAKEVITNRDTLVKLIAKHTGNSEESVATVMKRPFYMDSTKAKEFGVIDKILWRGQEKIMSDAASPEDWDRNAGIKVVDGI